In the Solanum pennellii chromosome 5, SPENNV200 genome, one interval contains:
- the LOC107020451 gene encoding probable alpha,alpha-trehalose-phosphate synthase [UDP-forming] 9, with product MPSRSCANLLDMASGDILDIPQTPRGLPRVMTVPGIIADGDSDGVSSSCRERKIVVANMLPLHAQRDTTAKKWLFSLDKDSLLLQLKDGFSPETEVVYVGSLKVDVEHSEQEEVAQRLLEEFKCVPTFVPHDIQEKFYHGFCKQQLWPLFHYMLPMCPDHGDRFDRQMWQAYVSANKVFADKVMEVVNPDDDYIWIQDYHLMVLPTFLRKRYHRVKLGFFLHSPFPSSEIYRTLPVRDEILKGLLNCDLIGFHTFDYARHFLSCCSRMLGLDYESKRGHIGLDYFGRTVYIKILPVGIHMGRLESVMNLSSTFDKAKEVQEQFKGKKVILGVDDMDIFKGISLKLLAFEYLLQQDQSLQGKLVLVQIVNPARSSGKDVQEAKRETYSTAERINQIYGRSNYEPVILIDRPVPRYEKTAYYAVAECCLVNAVRDGMNLVPYKYIVCRQGSPGMDDAMGIKTDSPRTSMLVVSEFIGCSPSLSGAIRVNPWDIEAVAEALNVAITMSDSEKQLRHEKHYRYVSSHDVAYWARSFMQDLERACKDHYSKRCWGIGLGLGFRVIALSPNFRKLSIDHIVSSYRRTQRRAIFLDYDGTVVPQSSLVKAPGAEVITLLNSLSNDPKNTVYIVSGRGRKSLSEWLAPCERLGIAAEHGYFIRSSKMSDWECLASDLEWKPIVEPVMKLYTETTDGSYIEPKESALVWHHQDADPDFGSCQAKELLDHLENVLSNEPAVVKRGQHIVEVKPQGVTKGLVAQKVLSMMVDSGTPPDFIMCIGDDRSDEDMFESILSSVSSPSVSAAPDIFACTVGQKPSKAKYYLDDTADVLRLLQGLGNASCPKPRHTAHFQVAFDSVL from the exons atGCCATCAAGATCTTGTGCTAATCTTTTGGACATGGCATCTGGAGATATACTAGATATACCTCAGACACCTAGAGGTCTTCCACGTGTGATGACAGTTCCTGGAATTATCGCAGATGGTGATTCTGATGGTGTGTCATCCTCATGTCGAGAGCGAAAAATTGTTGTAGCAAACATGCTGCCTTTGCATGCTCAAAGGGATACAACAGCTAAAAAGTGGTTATTCAGTTTGGATAAGGATTCTCTTTTATTGCAATTGAAGGATGGGTTTTCTCCTGAAACTGAGGTTGTCTATGTTGGTTCTCTGAAGGTTGATGTGGAACACAGTGAACAGGAAGAAGTTGCTCAGCGACTTCTTGAGGAGTTCAAGTGTGTGCCTACTTTTGTACCCCATGATATCCAGGAAAAGTTTTATCACGGCTTCTGTAAGCAGCAACTTTGGCCTCTTTTCCACTACATGCTTCCAATGTGTCCTGATCATGGAGATCGTTTTGACCGGCAGATGTGGCAAGCTTATGTCTCTGCAAATAAGGTTTTCGCTGATAAGGTTATGGAAGTGGTAAATCCCGATGATGATTATATCTGGATTCAAGATTACCACCTCATGGTTCTACCGACATTTTTAAGGAAGCGCTACCATCGTGTCAAGCTAGGTTTCTTTCTTCATAGCCCATTTCCTTCGTCAGAAATTTACCGAACTCTGCCTGTTAGGGATGAAATTCTCAAAGGGTTGTTAAATTGCGACCTAATTGGTTTTCATACCTTCGATTATGCACGTCACTTTCTGTCATGCTGCAGTCGAATGTTGGGTTTAGATTATGAATCTAAACGAGGACATATTGGACTTGATTATTTTGGTCGTACAGTTTACATTAAAATTCTTCCCGTAGGCATACATATGGGTCGACTAGAGTCTGTGATGAATTTGTCTTCTACTTTTGATAAAGCTAAAGAAGTTCAAGAACAGTTCAAGGGGAAGAAGGTAATTCTGGGTGTGGATGATATGGACATCTTCAAAGGGATTAGTCTGAAATTGCTAGCATTTGAGTACCTACTACAGCAGGACCAGAGCTTGCAGGGGAAACTTGTTCTTGTTCAAATAGTAAATCCTGCTCGTAGCTCGGGCAAAGATGTTCAGGAAGCAAAGAGGGAGACATATTCAACTGCTGAAAGGATCAACCAAATTTACGGTAGATCTAATTATGAGCCCGTAATTTTGATTGATCGTCCGGTTCCTCGCTATGAGAAGACTGCATACTATGCTGTTGCTGAATGTTGCCTAGTGAATGCTGTAAGGGATGGGATGAATTTAGTGCCTTACAAGTATATCGTTTGCAGGCAAGGTTCTCCTGGTATGGATGATGCTATGGGTATTAAAACTGATTCTCCTAGAACTAGCATGCTTGTCGTGTCAGAATTTATTGGTTGTTCCCCATCTCTGAGTGGAGCAATTAGGGTAAATCCATGGGATATTGAAGCTGTCGCTGAGGCTTTAAATGTGGCCATTACAATGTCCGATTCCGAGAAACAACTTCGTCATGAGAAGCACTACCGCTATGTAAGCTCTCATGATGTAGCTTACTGGGCTCGTAGCTTTATGCAGGATTTGGAAAGAGCTTGCAAAGATCATTACAGTAAGCGTTGCTGGGGCATTGGCTTGGGCTTGGGCTTCAGAGTTATTGCTCTTTCTCCGAATTTTAGAAAGCTGTCTATTGATCACATCGTCTCCTCATATAGGAGAACACAGAGAAGGGCAATATTCTTGGACTATGATGGCACTGTTGTACCTCAGTCATCATTGGTTAAAGCTCCAGGTGCTGAAGTTATTACGCTGTTGAATTCTTTAAGCAATGATCCTAAAAACACCGTGTATATTGTTAGTGGCAGAGGAAGAAAGTCATTAAGTGAATGGCTTGCACCGTGTGAAAGGCTCGGAATAGCTGCTGAACATGGGTATTTCATAAG GAGTAGTAAAATGTCGGATTGGGAATGTTTGGCTTCTGATCTTGAGTGGAAACCAATTGTGGAACCTGTGATGAAACTTTACACAGAAACAACTGATGGATCATATATTGAACCTAAAGAGAGTGCTTTGGTGTGGCACCATCAGGATGCAGACCCAGACTTTGGCTCCTGTCAGGCAAAGGAATTGTTGGATCATTTGGAAAATGTACTTTCAAATGAACCTGCAGTTGTTAAGAGGGGCCAACATATTGTCGAAGTCAAGCCACAA GGTGTGACTAAAGGATTAGTGGCACAAAAGGTCCTCTCGATGATGGTAGATAGTGGGACTCCACctgatttcattatgtgcattggAGACGATAGATCAGACGAGGACATGTTTGAGAGCATATTAAGCAGTGTATCCAGTCCGTCAGTCAGTGCTGCCCCAGATATCTTTGCCTGCACTGTCGGCCAAAAGCCAAGCAAAGCGAAGTACTACCTTGATGATACAGCTGATGTCCTTAGACTACTTCAAGGTCTTGGTAATGCGTCCTGTCCAAAGCCAAGACATACTGCTCATTTCCAGGTTGCATTCGACTCTGTTCTGTGA
- the LOC107020562 gene encoding uncharacterized protein LOC107020562 isoform X1, producing the protein MAVKFSTLILIFMFLSAAFCSVSATPSPAKIVNGVVSNAVTKMMKWVWSLKANTKTVISGRPMMKFESGYSVETVFDGSKLGIEPYSVEIMSSGELLILDSANSNLYKISSSLSQYTRPRLVAGSADGYSGHVDGKLREARMNHPKGLTVDDRGNIYVADTDNMVIRKISDAGTVTTIAGGKWSRGGGHVDGPSEDAKFSNDFDVVFMGSSCSLLVIDRGNKAIREIQLHFEDCAYQYDSGFPLGIAVLLAAGFFGYMLALLQRRVGTMVSPEEDQNAFVFTDNYEKPVKSSLRPPLIPTEGEVEKQEEGMFGSLGNLITRTGASVSEILGGVFPMFRRLPLNHHYQQQQQYQQQQYQQQQYQQHTWPVQDSVVVPKEDEPPSIEPRTPTPRKTYAFMSKDSEKMQQLKQSRAFYGGGWSSDFQQHQQQTQKHLQHHQYHSSGPQTFYEQSADNTKEVVFGAIQEQGQREAMIIKPLDHANSVYDRHNARSRFNSAGYSQGY; encoded by the exons ATGGCTGTAAAGTTTTCAACTTTGATACtcatttttatgtttctttctGCTGCTTTTTGTTCTGTTTCTGCTACACCTTCACCTGCAA AGATTGTAAATGGGGTTGTTTCAAATGCTGTTACAAAGATGATGAAATGGGTTTGGTCCCTCAAAGCTAATACTAAAACAG TGATTTCTGGGCGTCCAATGATGAAATTTGAGAGTGGATATAGTGTGGAGACTGTGTTTGATGGAAGCAAACTTGGGATTGAACCTTATTCTGTGGAGATTATGTCTAGTGGGGAACTTCTCATTTTGGATTCTGCTAATAGTAATCTTTACAAGATCTCTTCCTCTTTGTCTCAAT ACACTAGACCTAGGTTGGTGGCTGGATCAGCTGATGGATACTCTGGACATGTTGACGGAAAATTGCGGGAGGCAAGAATGAACCATCCGAAAGGTCTAACTGTTGATGACAGAGGGAACATCTATGTGGCAGATACTGATAACATGGTAATTAGGAAGATAAGTGATGCAG GAACGGTCACAACAATTGCTGGTGGTAAATGGAGCCGTGGAGGTGGGCATGTTGATGGACCAAGTGAAGATGCAAAATTCTCTAATGATTTTGATGTGGTCTTTATGGGAAGCAGTTGTTCCCTGCTTGTCATAGACAGGGGAAACAAAGCAATACGGGAGATCCAACTTCATTTCGAAGACTGTGCTTATCAGTATGATAGTGGTTTTCCTCTAG GTATTGCTGTGCTTTTGGCTGCTGGTTTCTTTGGTTACATGCTAGCATTGCTACAACGAAGGGTCGGTACCATGGTATCCCCCGAAGAG GATCAGAACGCATTCGTTTTCACCGATAATTATGAGAAGCCAGTGAAATCATCATTAAGGCCTCCCCTAATTCCAACTGAAGGTGAGGTGGAGAAGCAAGAAGAGGGCATGTTTGGATCTCTAGGAAATCTAATCACGCGTACTGGAGCATCAGTTTCGGAAATTTTAGGAGGTGTATTTCCAATGTTCAGAAGGTTGCCTTTGAACCATCACTATCAACAGCAACAGCAGTATCAGCAACAACAATATCAGCAACAGCAGTATCAGCAGCACACATGGCCGGTACAGGACAGCGTTGTAGTACCAAAAGAAGATGAACCCCCATCCATTGAACCCAGAACTCCTACTCCACGAAAGACCTATGCATTCATGTCCAAAGATTCTGAAAAGATGCAACAGCTGAAACAAAGCCGTGCTTTTTATGGTGGTGGATGGAGTTCTGACTTTCAACAACACCAACAGCAGACTCAGAAGCACctacaacatcatcaatatcaTTCATCTGGACCTCAAACATTCTACGAGCAAAGCGCAGATAATACAAAGGAGGTAGTTTTCGgagcaattcaagaacaaggGCAACGCGAGGCAATGATTATAAAGCCTTTGGACCATGCAAACTCTGTTTATGATCGACATAATGCTCGTTCTCGGTTCAACTCTGCTGGATATTCTCAAGGCTATTAA
- the LOC107020562 gene encoding uncharacterized protein LOC107020562 isoform X2 has protein sequence MAVKFSTLILIFMFLSAAFCSVSATPSPAKIVNGVVSNAVTKMMKWVWSLKANTKTVISGRPMMKFESGYSVETVFDGSKLGIEPYSVEIMSSGELLILDSANSNLYKISSSLSQYTRPRLVAGSADGYSGHVDGKLREARMNHPKGLTVDDRGNIYVADTDNMVIRKISDAGTVTTIAGGKWSRGGGHVDGPSEDAKFSNDFDVVFMGSSCSLLVIDRGNKAIREIQLHFEDCAYQYDSGFPLGIAVLLAAGFFGYMLALLQRRVGTMVSPEENAFVFTDNYEKPVKSSLRPPLIPTEGEVEKQEEGMFGSLGNLITRTGASVSEILGGVFPMFRRLPLNHHYQQQQQYQQQQYQQQQYQQHTWPVQDSVVVPKEDEPPSIEPRTPTPRKTYAFMSKDSEKMQQLKQSRAFYGGGWSSDFQQHQQQTQKHLQHHQYHSSGPQTFYEQSADNTKEVVFGAIQEQGQREAMIIKPLDHANSVYDRHNARSRFNSAGYSQGY, from the exons ATGGCTGTAAAGTTTTCAACTTTGATACtcatttttatgtttctttctGCTGCTTTTTGTTCTGTTTCTGCTACACCTTCACCTGCAA AGATTGTAAATGGGGTTGTTTCAAATGCTGTTACAAAGATGATGAAATGGGTTTGGTCCCTCAAAGCTAATACTAAAACAG TGATTTCTGGGCGTCCAATGATGAAATTTGAGAGTGGATATAGTGTGGAGACTGTGTTTGATGGAAGCAAACTTGGGATTGAACCTTATTCTGTGGAGATTATGTCTAGTGGGGAACTTCTCATTTTGGATTCTGCTAATAGTAATCTTTACAAGATCTCTTCCTCTTTGTCTCAAT ACACTAGACCTAGGTTGGTGGCTGGATCAGCTGATGGATACTCTGGACATGTTGACGGAAAATTGCGGGAGGCAAGAATGAACCATCCGAAAGGTCTAACTGTTGATGACAGAGGGAACATCTATGTGGCAGATACTGATAACATGGTAATTAGGAAGATAAGTGATGCAG GAACGGTCACAACAATTGCTGGTGGTAAATGGAGCCGTGGAGGTGGGCATGTTGATGGACCAAGTGAAGATGCAAAATTCTCTAATGATTTTGATGTGGTCTTTATGGGAAGCAGTTGTTCCCTGCTTGTCATAGACAGGGGAAACAAAGCAATACGGGAGATCCAACTTCATTTCGAAGACTGTGCTTATCAGTATGATAGTGGTTTTCCTCTAG GTATTGCTGTGCTTTTGGCTGCTGGTTTCTTTGGTTACATGCTAGCATTGCTACAACGAAGGGTCGGTACCATGGTATCCCCCGAAGAG AACGCATTCGTTTTCACCGATAATTATGAGAAGCCAGTGAAATCATCATTAAGGCCTCCCCTAATTCCAACTGAAGGTGAGGTGGAGAAGCAAGAAGAGGGCATGTTTGGATCTCTAGGAAATCTAATCACGCGTACTGGAGCATCAGTTTCGGAAATTTTAGGAGGTGTATTTCCAATGTTCAGAAGGTTGCCTTTGAACCATCACTATCAACAGCAACAGCAGTATCAGCAACAACAATATCAGCAACAGCAGTATCAGCAGCACACATGGCCGGTACAGGACAGCGTTGTAGTACCAAAAGAAGATGAACCCCCATCCATTGAACCCAGAACTCCTACTCCACGAAAGACCTATGCATTCATGTCCAAAGATTCTGAAAAGATGCAACAGCTGAAACAAAGCCGTGCTTTTTATGGTGGTGGATGGAGTTCTGACTTTCAACAACACCAACAGCAGACTCAGAAGCACctacaacatcatcaatatcaTTCATCTGGACCTCAAACATTCTACGAGCAAAGCGCAGATAATACAAAGGAGGTAGTTTTCGgagcaattcaagaacaaggGCAACGCGAGGCAATGATTATAAAGCCTTTGGACCATGCAAACTCTGTTTATGATCGACATAATGCTCGTTCTCGGTTCAACTCTGCTGGATATTCTCAAGGCTATTAA